From a single Populus trichocarpa isolate Nisqually-1 chromosome 17, P.trichocarpa_v4.1, whole genome shotgun sequence genomic region:
- the LOC18107260 gene encoding protein DELETION OF SUV3 SUPPRESSOR 1(I) — MATETKPATEDVKIDLFEDDDEFEEFEINGEWEVKEEGKDATQQWEDDWDDDDVNDDFSLQLRKELENNTQKN; from the exons ATGGCAACTGAAACGAAACCAGCAACTGAGGATGTGAAGATTGACTTGTTCGAGGACGACgatgaatttgaagaatttGAAATCAATGGAG AGTGGGAAGTGAAGGAGGAAGGGAAAGACGCGACACAGCAGTGGGAGGATGAttgggatgatgatgatgtcaaTGACGACTTCTCACTGCAGCTAAGGAAGGAATTGGAGAACAATACACAGAAGAACTGA